From the genome of Argentina anserina chromosome 4, drPotAnse1.1, whole genome shotgun sequence, one region includes:
- the LOC126791664 gene encoding probable transmembrane ascorbate ferrireductase 3 produces the protein MHTSTNYRYQRSASRLTIGAHLFGILALILLLVWLLHYRGGLDYDSGNSQKVFNVHPFLMFFGFIFLAGEAMMAYKTVMAEHKVQKYVHGFFHLVALCSGILGICAVFKFHDMENLDDMFSLHSWIGLTTIILYGLQWLFGFATFLFPRASEHSRVQIAPWHMSIGRVLLYTSICAALTGLMEKSTFLREQLSERELHLINFTALSILLFGIFVDLSVALARYV, from the exons ATGCATACTAGTACAAACTACAGGTACCAGCGTTCAGCATCTAGATTAACAATCGGTGCACACTTGTTTGGCATCTTAGCCCTCATACTCTTGCTTGTTTGGTTGTTGCATTATCGCGGGGGTCTCGATTATGATTCTGGCAATTCACAGAAAGTTTTCAAT GTTCATCCGTTTCTTATGTTCTTCGGATTCATTTTCCTTGCTGGTGAAG CAATGATGGCATACAAGACTGTAATGGCGGAACACAAGGTGCAGAAATACGTTCACGGCTTCTTCCACCTCGTAGCTCTTTGTTCCGGCATATTGGGGATATGTGCTGTTTTCAAGTTCCACGATATGGAAAATCTAGACGACATGTTTAGCCTGCATTCATGGATTGGCTTAACCACAATTATCTTGTACGGCTTGCAG TGGTTGTTTGGATTTGCTACATTTCTGTTTCCGAGAGCGTCAGAACATTCGAGAGTTCAAATTGCTCCATGGCATATGAGTATCGGCAGGGTGCTCCTGTACACGTCGATATGTGCCGCCCTGACCGGTTTGATGGAGAAATCCACATTCCTCCGGGAACAGCTAAGTGAAAGAGAATTACATCTCATCAACTTCACTGCACTCTCAATCCTCCTCTTTGGCATCTTCGTCGATCTTTCAGTTGCTCTTGCACGTTACGTTTGA
- the LOC126791793 gene encoding protein PELOTA 1-like — MKISKHKNDAGEEGFKMTPDDPEDLWIAYKLISPGDTVTASTFRKVKRESSGRNSTAERVKLELGIQVEVVPDNYIVGSVLRIGGKNITENDHVSLGAYHTLEIDFKRAFVLTKKVWDSLALEELEQASDPGASADLAVVLMQEGLAHIMKVGKSVTITCATIETSIPRKHGPSVKGYESALSTFFERVLQAFLQHVDFSIVKCAVIASPGFTRDQFHKHLLLEAERKQLRPIIENKSRMILVHSSSGYKHSLSEVLDDKEIMSKIKDTRAAKEVRALQEFFSMMSNEANRACYGPKHVEVAHDKNAVQTLLITDELYRNADVKERQKYVDFVESVKDSGGTVHVFSSLHVSGEQLAQITGIAAILRFPLPELDDIEM; from the coding sequence ATGAAGATTTCCAAGCACAAGAATGACGCCGGAGAAGAAGGCTTTAAGATGACACCGGATGATCCAGAAGATCTGTGGATCGCTTACAAACTGATTTCTCCGGGAGACACGGTTACTGCTTCAACTTTCAGGAAAGTGAAAAGAGAATCGAGTGGAAGAAACTCTACTGCAGAGCGAGTTAAGCTCGAGTTAGGAATCCAAGTCGAGGTGGTTCCTGATAATTACATTGTCGGATCTGTTCTTCGAATAGGGGGAAAGAATATTACCGAAAATGACCATGTGAGTTTAGGAGCATATCATACTTTGGAGATTGATTTCAAACGAGCTTTTGTGTTGACAAAGAAGGTTTGGGATTCACTGGCCTTGGAGGAACTCGAACAAGCCTCCGATCCTGGGGCTAGTGCTGATCTAGCTGTGGTGTTGATGCAAGAAGGACTAGCACATATTATGAAAGTTGGTAAAAGCGTGACAATAACTTGTGCAACAATTGAGACTTCAATTCCTCGCAAGCATGGACCTTCGGTAAAGGGTTATGAGTCGGCTTTGAGTACATTTTTCGAGAGGGTCTTGCAGGCTTTCTTGCAGCACGTCGATTTCAGCATTGTTAAATGTGCTGTGATTGCTAGTCCAGGTTTCACCAGGGATCAGTTTCATAAACACTTGCTGTTGGAAGCAGAAAGAAAGCAGCTGAGACCAATTATTGAGAACAAATCCCGGATGATCCTTGTGCATTCTAGCTCGGGTTACAAGCATAGTTTGAGTGAGGTTCTTGATGATAAGGAAATTATGAGCAAGATAAAAGATACTAGAGCAGCAAAAGAGGTCCGAGCGCTCCAAGAATTCTTCAGTATGATGTCAAATGAAGCAAACCGTGCGTGTTATGGACCGAAGCATGTCGAGGTTGCTCATGATAAAAACGCTGTGCAAACCTTACTGATAACAGATGAGCTCTATAGGAATGCTGATGTAAAAGAGAGGCAAAAATATGTTGATTTTGTGGAGTCAGTCAAGGATTCGGGCGGcactgttcatgtattttctTCCTTGCACGTTTCAGGAGAACAACTAGCGCAAATTACAGGCATCGCTGCAATCCTTCGTTTCCCTCTACCCGAATTGGATGATATAGAGATGTAA